AGAAGCTGCCTAAACTGATCCTGCTTTCTTGAAATGTGCTATCACCCTGTGATAAATAACATGTGATCCACCTTCTGTTCCATGTAGCTTCTGAGACATCTGAGTATATATATAACCTGTTTTTGGAAATGCCTTCACTGAACTTTCCTCTGTGGGTCATACAAGTCATTGATCTgtatttgatcaatttttttttaacccttacTGAATGCCTTACTTTATCTCTTGATTAGCTTTTCAATCTGGTTTTTATAGAAGTGTGACACTGTCTACATAGGATTCCAATTATTTGTACTTTCTGAttctcaaaatgtttttggcagaaAACCCAAAGAAAACTACAGTTTAAACACATTTTTGGTTTCCATCCTCACATATGTCCTGGTAGTGTGGAACTGTTCTGTCTTTGTCTATTCTCAGATCTCTGAAAACAGTGAACTCAGCACAACAGTTGCTTTCTGACCTAATTCCATATAATTAACTTCTTGTTCCCACTTAGCCGCAGGGCAAGGTACAGGCAGAAAGGATCTTTCCTATGCTTATAAAAGTCTCTCATCAGCAGAAAGCTTTCACTTTTTCTTGAGAGGCCTGAGAACACAGATCTCTTATGCTGTAGTGATGGCATTCTTGGCTTCTGTGCTCATAGTTCTGGTGACCACTGTCCTGGTGGTGCTGTACAGGTTGGGAGCCCTCCGCCAGAGGAGAATCAATGAGCCTCCTCTGGACAAAGGCCTCATCCCCTGGTTGGGCCATGCCATGGACATATCTAAGGATGCCTCCAGTTTCCTGAAGAGGATGCAAGAACGTCATGGGGAGATCTTCACTGTTCAGATGGTTGGCAGATACGTTACTTTTGTCACAGATCCCTTCTCTTTTGATGTCATCCTGAAGGAGAGCAGAAGCAGACTGGACTCTTCCAATTTGATATCTGATTTgatatttaaagtttttgaatTCCAAGGACAGGAATGCCATGGAAATATCATGCACAATTCTACCCCAAAGCACTTGATGGGTAATGGTTTAGTTGGTTTGACCCAGGCCATGATGGATAGCCTGCAGATCCTGATGCTAGAACCTGATGCTGGTAGGAGAGCAGGACCTCAGGAGTGGAAGCAGGAAGGGCTATTTCAATACTGCTACAATACTGTCTTTAGAGCTGGTTACCTGGCCttgtttgggaatctatctactaaCGGCAAGAGAGACCATGCACAGGACTTGCTTCAATCCCAGAAAGTCTTTGAGGAATTCAGGAACCTTGACACTCTCTTTCCCCGGGTGTTTTACTCTGTGCTTCTACccaaggagaaagaggaaatgaggaGACTCAGACATTTCTTCTGGGATATTCTCTCTCCCTGGCACATCTTGGAGAGGGATAATGTAAGTGCATGGATCCGTTCTGCTCAGGAGCAGCAGGTTGAAGAGGGAGTGCCTGAGAAAACACAGAGCCAGTTTAATCTATTAATGCTCTGGGTTTCCCAGGGCAACACAGGTGTTGTGTCCTTCTGGGccctcctctttctcctgaaGAATCCTGAGGCTCTGAAGGCTGTGAGGGAGGAGGCAGAAGGAGTCCTCAGGAAAATGGGGCAGGAGAGGAGACCAGGTGGGATGCCCATCAGTGTTGAGTATAGAATGCTACAGCAGACCCCAGTGCTGGACAGTGTCATGGAGGAGACATTACGCCTGGTGGTTACTCCTTTCCTCACCAGGACTGTGAAGGAGGACTTGATCCTGAAAATGGATGATGGCAGGGAATATGCCCTCCGCCAGGGAGATGAAGTGTCCATCTTTCCCTACCTTTTCCTCCACAGGGACCCAGAAATCTACCCAGACCCCACTACATTCAAATATGACCGTTTCCTGAATCCTGATGGCAGCagaaagatagttttctacaAGCAAGGGAGAAAGATCAAGCCACACATGTTGCAGTGGGGTGCCGGCATCACTGTCTGTCCTGGGAGGTTCTTTGCccttaatgaaatgaaaatgtttgtGTTCTTGATGGTCACACAATATGACATAGAATTAGTTGATCAGGATGTGAAGATCCCTTCAGTAAATAGGAAGCGGTTCGGAATTGGTGCCATGCAGCCAATACATGATGTCCAGTTCCGATATCGGATATGCTTCTAGCTTGATGGTGAAAACATTTGCACAAGATCAAGGCTACAGTGGGGTACACTCACTCTCTCCCCTCTTAAATCACCCGCTCTTTCCCCAGATTCTTCTCTCCTGTAATATGGCTCTCATCCTCACCACCCTCACTAAACTGCTCTCCACTGCACTTCCCAATCAATACTCCAGTTGTCTTGTCTCAGACCTCTTTCATGTTTGTAGCTTTTACCACTCTTGACTAAACCTTCCTTCTGAAGACTTTCTTTTCCCTCATGTGCCTTTCTGACCCTTCCTTAATCTCTTTGAGTGCATCTTCTTTTGCTGATGGGCAGAAGTTGTAGAGAGATTGGTTTCACCTGAATAATAGGGTAAAAAGCCTCCAAACTATTGGGGCTTCATTGAACACAATGGAGCTAGGGTGGTGGGGCAGTTTCACTGAGGGTCAGTAATCAAAAATTGGccaactggggcagctaggtggtgctgtggatagaggaccagctctgaattcaggagtacctgagttcaaatatgatttgagacacttaatactttccagttgtgtgaccctgggcaagatcacttaactccaattacctcagggaaaaaaagaaaaaaagattggcCAACTTCTTTGTAGGCATGTTGTGCAAGGGATTCCTGCTCAAGCACAAGTCTGACTAGATGGCCTCTATGGTCTCCTCCAGGCTGAGATTGTAGCAGTGAACAGCCATTTGTAGGACATCTTGTTTTCTGTGACCCTGTTCTCTGTCTGAGTGCTCCTTCTCTGTTTCCTCTGCAagctcctcctctttctcctgccCCTAAgctcccaaagttcttttttggcccttctattctttcttttcaatctctcccttGATCATCTCTTTCACTCCCAGGCTACAGTTAGACCTTGTATTCAGATCATTCCAACTTTACTTTTCAGATCAAGCTGTTGGTTCCCTTCCAGTCTAGGATGTGTGACTACCTTTGTATAGTTGCATCTTATGTCCCAACTATACAGATCCTAGACTGAAATCATCCTTATTTCCCCAAAGCTGAgtcctttcctctttctgttgttgacatcaccattcttccagtcaccCAGACTTTTaagtgtttgttttatttttacttccaaCAGAGGCTATGTCCTCATAGCCAGTTAATAATTGATTTCTTCTTCAAACTCTCTcaaatctctttatctttttttatttacttcctcATGAAGCTCTGGCTGTGTGGGGCTTCACTTCTCATCTGGATTGTTGCTATGCTTTCTTTCCCAGCCTCCCGGTCCCAACAGTCCCATTAATAAATTACAAGACTTATCACCCTAAAATAATACTCTGATAATATTATtgcctagtttaaaaaaatatcctgCACTTCCTACTACCTGTAGGATAAGGTCCAAGCTCCTTAACCCTGTGGTTAAAACCCCCAACGGGCAGGCTCCACCCTTCCTCTCTCACCTTTTTCTCTCTTAGATTTCTCATAAATCCTAATTTTTTCCTCACAATGGACCGTTTACAATTTGTCTAAGATGTTCTGATTTATTTCATATGCCAATCTTTATTTATGCATGCTATATTATTAAGAACCTTGAAGTTGGAATCCAAGTCCCACATTTGTTATTGTAAATGAATTAGAGTCATTTTACCTCATAAAGCTAACTTCCTGTTCCACAAAATGAGAGTCTGATTTGGTGATCTttaatcctttccaactctatatCTCATGATACACTGCCAGAATACTCTCCTCCTTATTTATACTTATTAAAATTTAACCCAGCTTTAGGCTCATGTATGTTTTATATTCCACCATTTGTTTTACCTCCTAGAGGGTGCCTCccaaaatgtaacaaaataaagattgtttgctatttcttcagcattttttagACAGAGGATGCCTTGATAACCATAGGTTTTTTGGTTGGTTGGCTGCTGTATGCTTGGAAAAACATATTAGTATAGCTCACAGGGCCACTCAATTTTTCTAGCAGGTGTCTGTGATAAAGTTcacttttctcaaatatataaagaactgtgtctaatttataagaataaaagccattcccaaattgaccaatagtcaaagaatatgaacggGTTATTTTCAGAGAAAAGCAGTTAttgacaaacaaaaaactatcaaTAGGCATAGTGCTCTAagtcaccattgattagagatatgtaaattaaaacaacttggagCTACCTCCTCACATCTGGAAGATTtattaacatgacagaaaagggaaatggcacacattggagaggatgtgggaaaactgggctaGTAAATGCACCCTTGATGAAGTTGTGAATAAATTCaatcattctaaagagcaatttgaaattctgccctaagggctatcaaactattataacctttgatccagcaatactaagTCTCTATTCCAAAGAGATTCAAAAAAGAGTAGAAAGACCTATGTGTACAAACACATATAAATCAGTCTTTTTGAGTGACACcgaattagaaattgaatggaggttcatcaattgggaaatgcttttaatagtaatagtaatagaataCTGtgttgctataagaaatgatgagcagactgatttcagaaaaaaatctggaaaggcttacataaattgatgcaatGTGAAATGAGCATGACCAAGGAACTATGgtataaagtaacagcaatattgtatcaagatcaactgtgaataacaaCTATTCTCAGTGATACAGTGATCCAATACAACTCCAAAGGACTAATAAAAATTCTCTCCACATCtcgagaaagaactgatgaagtctgaatggaAATTAGACCacattattttttacttaatttatttgtgtttttcctATTTTGATCTGTGAGTTCTTTCAAAATGTGATTGatgtagaaatgtgttttatatgattgcatattgtacaacctttatcaaattgcttactctgtcagagagggaagaagtaagAGAGGCAAGAGGAAATGTGGGACTCAAAATTTTTTAGAGAATGAATGTTAATAATTGTTTTTGCtataattaggggaaaataaaatattatttaaagttttaaaagaccATTCAAATTAGAGAAGGTATTCTTTCATCAGCTATggtttatatttaatttcctatGAGACCAATAAAGTGCATTTCAATTTGACAGTCATCTCttcagcacctactgtgtgcaaaacACTACTCCTTCTTACTGTGAAATTTGTAATTTGATGAGCTCTTTGACTCATGATCCAGTGCTCACCAAGGAACTTCTGGGCTACTCGGTGGGAGTTAGCACAGTGTGTGGGTAGGAGGGCAGTGTACTGAGGTAGAAAGAGCATTGGAGTTGGAATCTTGTAACCTGCATTCAGTCCCTTTCTGCTAAATTGCTGTGGGACCTTTAGCAGATCACATTTTTCTCTGAGCCTCACTTTCTTTTTGGGTTAAATGAGGCATTTGGAGAAAGATGAAGTATTGTCCCTAACATTCTGACTCCAATGTTGTAAACTCCATTTGAAGTCTGATATTCTGGGATTGTGAATGAGCGCTTTCTTCCTGATGTGACAATACATGGTCTTGTTGCCTTGGAAGTGCTGTTATAACTTGATTATTACAAGAAAAAATTGACAGCTTTTTTTCTCAGTCtgttttttacatgtttttttagTTAGTGGGCTTTAGATCTCTAGAACTTCTGGATAAATGGATAAAAGCAAGTTTCTGAACATGCTGTACCCCCCAGGAGGGCCAGGTTGAGCAGCTGGCCTTTGTCTCACACATTTTCTTAATCAGCTGTAATGC
This sequence is a window from Sminthopsis crassicaudata isolate SCR6 chromosome 1, ASM4859323v1, whole genome shotgun sequence. Protein-coding genes within it:
- the LOC141551475 gene encoding 7-alpha-hydroxycholest-4-en-3-one 12-alpha-hydroxylase-like; translated protein: MAFLASVLIVLVTTVLVVLYRLGALRQRRINEPPLDKGLIPWLGHAMDISKDASSFLKRMQERHGEIFTVQMVGRYVTFVTDPFSFDVILKESRSRLDSSNLISDLIFKVFEFQGQECHGNIMHNSTPKHLMGNGLVGLTQAMMDSLQILMLEPDAGRRAGPQEWKQEGLFQYCYNTVFRAGYLALFGNLSTNGKRDHAQDLLQSQKVFEEFRNLDTLFPRVFYSVLLPKEKEEMRRLRHFFWDILSPWHILERDNVSAWIRSAQEQQVEEGVPEKTQSQFNLLMLWVSQGNTGVVSFWALLFLLKNPEALKAVREEAEGVLRKMGQERRPGGMPISVEYRMLQQTPVLDSVMEETLRLVVTPFLTRTVKEDLILKMDDGREYALRQGDEVSIFPYLFLHRDPEIYPDPTTFKYDRFLNPDGSRKIVFYKQGRKIKPHMLQWGAGITVCPGRFFALNEMKMFVFLMVTQYDIELVDQDVKIPSVNRKRFGIGAMQPIHDVQFRYRICF